The segment ATTAAACATTCGGTCATGTGGAGGGAAGTATTAAACATTCATAGTTGAGCAAAGTATTAAACATTATAAGATTGTAATTGAATAGATCGAGCAAGTTCAAATTGACGTAACATGAAACCTATTAGTCTAAAAGCACCTTGGAGAACAACAAAAGTCTACCGACCACCTAATTAACACCAACGAGTAAAATCTCCTTTTGCTTCAGGACCCCATAGTAACAACAAAGAGTGTGCTAAACTATTAGCAAGAGTCGAAAGTTAAGAAGTTGATCCTTCTAAATAGGAACTTGCCAATCCATGGGTATACCATGAAGTTGCCAAAGTTGTACCTGTGAACCAACCTCCTACGGCAAAATAGGCACAAGGAAAGAGCAATAGACCGGACCAACCTACAAAAACGAAACGGTCCCTCCGTAACCAGTCATCCATAACATCGAATAAATCATTTTCGTCTTTGGTAAATTTACCAACGGCTATAGTCATAGTGATCCTCCTATTCAACTAACTTCAACCATTTTTGAACACCTCATAGCATTTTCAGGGCCTTTGAGTCGATGATTTATGTATGATTTCTACTGTACCTACTTTCTAATGGGCTtcgaatataaaaattattttttattgatccATAACTTAACCTAGATCAATATTATGAACTCAATACTGTAAATGAAAGTATCATTCTCGTTTCTATTCTTCGTCACATTGTTGTatcaatatgaaaatatttggcacatggattttttttttcttctatatatTTACCTTATGTCCAACATTAATAGATAgacccaacaaaaatttggTTCCAAAGATGATAAGGAATGTGGCTGCTTTGTTGCTCGTGACGGTGGGTGCACTACCAATCGAAGGACAATGATTTGGAAATTTATCATTTGCCTATTTAGGGAGATGATTACCATTTTGgctttaaaattaacttttgGAGAACAACCCTCTTCTAGTGCAAAGTAGACAGTGGACAGGCCAAATGCTCTTTCGAATGCTTTTGGCATGAGGAGGGCttgttttttctctaaaatttattaataaaaagaattgaaacaGAGTTCATAACAttaggacaaaaaaaaaataataacatttttgaatattttcatggtataaatttattttgtttgtttaaatatcatttgatataatttaatttgagtaCTACCATAGAATAAAAAATCCCTCCATCGAGCACAAACtatggaataaaaaattaggatCTATAATTTTGGTAGATTACACCGTGTAggttacaaattttgaggGACAAGTCAAGTAAATttcgaaaataaaatagagcGTCGTAACAATATAGTTGATGACGACATCACAActtgagaccatgacacatgcgatgtagaaaataatgttttaaatgatgaaggttatgttttaaaaagtttaaatgaagtatacTTCCACCTTCAAAATGatgaaggttatgttttaaaaagtttaaatggaagtatatttccgcattcagTGTTTTAAGAAGGTTATTTAAAGTTGATTACAAAAGGGACAACCTTTGTGACCGCACAAATTATCTGGCGCAACCCTTCGagctaaattatttatgtagtCCCTCACCCTCTCAAGATGGGTTTACGAAGTCGCACCTAAGCCATTTCTTCACACGATAATAACTTCCTCAATGCACCATCCTATCTGAAATTGGCCAACCTCAACGATATGAATACAACAATGACACTACTAGAGGTGTTAATGAGATACCAGAGGATATAGATGCTGTGGAAGTAATTAGGATTTTTGGACATCTAAGCCGTTCAAGTTTTGGACTCTCATCCCCAAGACTATCTCGGCTAGTTTCTTGGCCTATTATGGTTCTGGGGGTGCATTACCGTCTATATCTATAATAGTCTCTTACATTCTGAGATACTCGGTTTATAGGAAATGTTCTAACCCACATCACAATATAAAATCATCCTAGTTTTAGGATTCTACTATTAACTCAATACAACTATGCATGCATGATGAACCGAACAAATAACTCTTAAAGAGGTGACATTCATAGCATATATCACATTCTCAAAAAATTGAGGAGAAAGAAGGTTTATGAAAGTCCATCTTACAAGCTTAAACATGAATACAATTATTAGTTAGATCCTTGGAAGGTTAAGAGCCCTCTTTGTTTTGCATTCCATTATTCAGTTCTTCACCTTGATGTGTAGCTTATCTGtgaaacaaatacaaatacaaatacaataatcaatcaattaattattaagagaaaataaaaatgatttaaaaaggaagagacaattaattattaagagaaaataaaaatgatttaaaaaggaaaagagcaTACCAGCGGCTTCTTTCTCATCACAATCTTCATCGCACTTAACTTCGCAGAAGCTTTGGCCATTGCCCTTTTCAAGGCATTCCTTCTCGCATTTTTCGTAGCATAACCTATACTTGGCTTCAAATTTAGCCTCATATTTGGCCTCCTTCGCGCTTTCAGTGGCACTCGAAACCTGCAATGCACCCACCACCACAACGCACACCAACAACACTGCAATCATCTTCTTcgccattttattttattttattttatgctttTTCTTCTGCCTTTCCAATGCTTCTTTTTGCGAGCGGATGAGTGTTTCAAAACCTTAGCAACCCTTTTATAGGCTTCTACCAAACCTAAATTTAGATCAATACCCTTATTTTCGGCCATATATTTGGTTCCCTAATACAACAACAAATTCTATGCCTTTCATTTATAACCAATACTATCCATAACCAACCAAATTTCCTCTCAAATCTCCATACTTATGTCACCAAATAAATACCAACTCCAAATCTTAGGTATTACAAATGTAATTCACTCAAAAGTATATCGAAAACATATACTGgcgagggtggattgtgggacCAGTAAGAAACAAGTGtggaggacgctgggcctcaagAGGTGGATTGCGAGCGTTTGTTCCAATTATCTAGATTTGAATTAGaacttaaattataagaattttaagTATGATACCATGTTGaagtaaatttattattaataaaatttaagaatctATAATTAAAGTCTAAATGAATTATGTAGGCTAccaataatcaaaattataccAAACCAAGTAATTGAAATACAAAACGATAAGACTTAGATTTGGAAAgtgggaagaaaaaagagattcTCACATCCCAACTAAACCACGCTCGCCCCGACGACCTCCACCACCGAGAAAAGAATTGTATTTTTTCGAGGGGAAAACGAGAAGAGAGTTGTATTTTTTCGACGAGCGTAAACCAGCAAAGACACACTTGGACACAATGCAAGGGACGTTATAGCAAAGGAAGAACAAGGCAAGTGTACGGATACATCACGGTAAGCTCGATAACCTTAGTTTTGGATGTACTTTTGCTGCAACCCAAATATCCATTCGGCTCAAGCCTGCACACCAGGCCGAGATCTGTAAATCAAAAGCCTCCTGCAACCTGCAGCAGCCTAAATTCACGACACTTGACCCCCATGCTTGCAGTAACCCGCGCCTCTACCCGACTCGACCTATACATGTGTCAGTACCTCGTTGCACCATATTTTGCACCTGCAGCCAGAAATTCCTTCTGCTTACACGTCTCGGCTTGGCTTCGCAGCTCAAAAATCACTCCCTCGGCTCAGTAACGGGAAATTGCCCATTTTCCAATGATCCGACCATCTCAAAGCTGAAATTGACATTGTTTAAGGCAATTAAGGTCAGTATAAGGTTCAATTCCTCGATTAAAGTTATGTTGAGTTAAGAAATTTTGAGTCACTAACGAAATGAGATGGACATTCTAATAGGAAACGACAACCGGCAATACTTGGAGCAATTTCAAGGGACGAAAAGTAATCGTACTCGAATTTAGGAAAACACCTGCTAAAGCCAACCAATTAAGTGGCTTTACTATCGGTTTGGTTATAATTGTATATTGTATGATAACACGTCCCGTGGCTTTGCATGTGTCATATGCTCATATATTTGAATggatatgaaatgatatgtgtACATTATGATATGTTAGTGTTGTGATGTATGTGATGAAATAATATGTTTaggatatgatatgttataagATTTATTTGAAGACATGCTCGTGTTATGATATGTGA is part of the Cucurbita pepo subsp. pepo cultivar mu-cu-16 chromosome LG12, ASM280686v2, whole genome shotgun sequence genome and harbors:
- the LOC111807245 gene encoding major pollen allergen Ole e 6-like: MAKKMIAVLLVCVVVVGALQVSSATESAKEAKYEAKFEAKYRLCYEKCEKECLEKGNGQSFCEVKCDEDCDEKEAADKLHIKVKN